One Brassica napus cultivar Da-Ae chromosome A1, Da-Ae, whole genome shotgun sequence genomic region harbors:
- the LOC125590384 gene encoding protein YIPF1 homolog codes for MRKKVTLCYKGELLLRDDEREIDKESKMMTGGNYTTIDSQKVSGSVPSVPDPGHTTVKFAESNLQTFPPSQGKISGGSNPPRDADDTFSGPGNGTSSTDEPQSGGWLHKFTVGAYKPFFDVDTSDVVDRLKESLFPFRGTFTEKTADKPDLYGPFWICTTLIFVAASIGTFVTYVAHKWKKQEWNYDINLVTWSAGVFYGYVTLVPLALYVVLKYFSAPSGLVQLFCLYGYSLFIFIPALCLSVVPVEIFRWVIAGVAGFMSATFVALNLKAHINSAGERSILIITSIFLLQLGLAVVLKLYLFTVTV; via the exons ATGAGAAAGAAGGTTACCCTCTGTTACAAAGGCGAGTTACTCCTGAGAGACGACGAACGTGAGATCGACAAGGAGAGCAAGATGATGACCGGCGGGAACTACACGACGATCGACAGCCAGAAAGTCTCTGGATCTGTACCT TCCGTTCCAGATCCAGGCCATACCACCGTCAAATTCGCAG AATCAAATCTTCAAACCTTTCCTCCATCTCAGGGCAAGATCTCTGGTGGCAGTAATCCCCCTCGTGATGCTGACG ATACATTTTCTGGACCTGGTAACGGTACTAGTAGTACAGATGAACCTCAGTCTGGTGGATGGCTCCATAAGTTCACTGTTGGTGCTTACAAGCCGTTCTTCGATGTCGACACTTCGGATGTTGTGGACAGACTCAAGGAATCTCTCTTCCCGTTCCGCGGAACGTTTACAGAGAAGACTGCTGATAAGCCTGACTT GTATGGTCCGTTCTGGATATGCACGACTTTGATATTCGTGGCGGCGTCTATCGGCACGTTTGTCACGTACGTAGCGCATAAATGGAAGAAACAAGAGTGGAACTATGATATCAATCTGGTGACGTGGTCCGCTGGTGTTTTCTATGGCTATGTCACGCTTGTTCCTCTCGCGTTATATGTGGTTCTCAAGTACTTCTCTGCACCTTCGGGGCTTGTACAGCTCTTCTGTCTCTATGGCTATTCCCTGTTCATCTTCATCCCTGCATTG TGCCTCTCGGTGGTGCCAGTGGAGATCTTCAGATGGGTCATTGCGGGTGTAGCAGGGTTCATGTCTGCAACATTTGTGGCTCTGAACCTCAAAGCGCATATCAACTCGGCTGGGGAGAGGTCGATCCTGATAATCACaagcatctttcttttgcagCTGGGGCTTGCGGTTGTGCTGAAGCTCTATCTGTTCACAGTCACCGTATGA